From the Xyrauchen texanus isolate HMW12.3.18 chromosome 37, RBS_HiC_50CHRs, whole genome shotgun sequence genome, one window contains:
- the LOC127630509 gene encoding ras-related protein Rab-35-like: protein MARDYDHLFKLLIIGDSGVGKSSLLLRFADNTFSGSYITTIGVDFKIRTVEINGEKVKLQIWDTAGQERFRTITSTYYRGTHGVIVVYDVTSAESFVNVKRWLHEINQNCDDVCRILVGNKNDDPNSKVVETNDAQKFAEQMGISLFETSAKENINVEEMFNCITALVLRAKKESVAKQQQQQQNDVIKLNKNSKRKKKCC, encoded by the exons ATGGCCCGGGACTACGATCACCTCTTCAAACTGCTGATCATCGGTGACAGCG GTGTTGGGAAGAGCAGTCTACTCCTGCGCTTTGCAGATAACACTTTTTCAG GTAGTTACATCACCACTATAGGAGTGGACTTTAAGATCCGGACAGTGGAAATTAACGGAGAGAAGGTGAAACTGCAGATCTGGGACACAGCAGGACAAGAGCGATTCAGAACCATCACGTCTAC ATATTACAGAGGAACCCACGGGGTGATAGTAGTGTATGACGTCACCAGTGCTGAATCCTTCGTCAACGTCAAACGATGGCTGCACGAAATCAACCAGAACTGTGACGACGTGTGTCGAATATTAG TGGGCAATAAAAACGATGATCCGAACTCAAAGGTCGTGGAGACGAACGATGCCCAGAAGTTTGCCGAGCAGATGGGCATCAGTCTGTTTGAAACGAGCGCAAAAGAAAACATCAATGTGGAGGAG ATGTTTAACTGCATCACAGCGCTGGTGCTCCGAGCAAAGAAAGAGTCTGTGGccaaacaacagcaacaacaacaaaacgatGTGATTAAACTCAACAAGaatagcaaaagaaagaaaaagtgctGCTAG